The Uruburuella testudinis genome window below encodes:
- a CDS encoding DUF2247 family protein codes for MCIDLNLFRNKIHLNWSDILWGYEHNYLGWIDVIDISKYFLATQETQKDFLILELSQIDKSSIYKIKPILESLVETKNTYDTDKWLFMILQNLFINRNEVLDPLGVVENIYADFDYPEEIESFVRYMPRSYECKPSQLTNDEITLQIYKNWERYLIKKQEEYQYTK; via the coding sequence ATGTGTATTGATTTGAACTTATTTAGAAATAAAATTCACTTAAATTGGTCAGATATTTTATGGGGTTATGAACATAATTATTTAGGCTGGATTGATGTTATTGATATATCAAAATACTTTTTAGCAACACAAGAAACCCAAAAAGATTTTTTAATTTTGGAATTATCTCAAATTGATAAATCCTCAATTTATAAAATTAAACCAATATTGGAAAGTCTAGTAGAAACAAAAAATACTTATGACACAGATAAGTGGTTATTCATGATTTTACAAAATTTATTTATTAACCGGAATGAGGTCCTAGATCCTTTAGGAGTAGTGGAAAATATTTATGCAGATTTTGATTATCCAGAAGAAATCGAATCCTTTGTAAGATACATGCCTAGATCTTATGAGTGCAAGCCTAGTCAACTTACTAATGATGAAATTACTCTACAAATATATAAAAATTGGGAAAGATACTTAATTAAAAAACAGGAAGAATATCAATATACTAAATAA
- a CDS encoding nucleotidyltransferase domain-containing protein, which produces MLLCKGNSTCANDVGNKFLYARLHCDSVSCMINQGQSIIRYTSSKYANIIKTFGYVINDFSPVVGSGAIFKEASHIPQGITYKQILSMSSKLKSRLGEISDDILVQGSRAAGTAKITSDIDIAVRVSPTQFQKLVKEYFGSPNVGSAKERTMLHAIKTGKIQSGEARLSPLRKELERDLNMPVDISIIQKGGAFDKPPYIDIK; this is translated from the coding sequence ATGTTGCTTTGCAAAGGGAATAGTACATGTGCTAATGATGTGGGAAATAAGTTTTTGTATGCAAGGCTCCATTGTGATTCGGTGAGCTGTATGATAAATCAGGGTCAAAGCATTATTCGCTATACATCATCCAAATATGCAAACATTATTAAAACTTTTGGGTATGTAATAAATGATTTTAGCCCAGTAGTTGGATCTGGAGCAATTTTTAAAGAGGCTTCTCATATTCCTCAAGGAATAACATATAAACAAATACTCTCCATGTCATCAAAATTGAAATCTCGGTTAGGAGAAATTAGTGATGATATTTTAGTACAAGGCAGTAGGGCAGCGGGGACTGCAAAAATTACATCTGATATTGATATTGCCGTCAGAGTATCTCCTACACAGTTTCAAAAATTAGTAAAAGAATATTTTGGTAGTCCAAATGTGGGTTCTGCAAAAGAACGTACGATGTTACACGCTATAAAAACGGGGAAAATCCAATCAGGAGAAGCAAGATTAAGTCCCTTGAGGAAAGAATTAGAAAGAGATTTAAATATGCCTGTGGATATTTCTATTATCCAAAAAGGAGGGGCTTTTGATAAGCCTCCATATATAGATATCAAGTAA